Proteins from a genomic interval of Luteibacter pinisoli:
- a CDS encoding ABC transporter permease: protein MFAYYLQLGLRSLRKNPMLTALMVMAIGFGVAASMTTYAVYRATSRDPIPQKSSVLFNTQIDAFGPENLENGEPPPALSYTDATAILRAHKATHQAIVYPVNVSVIPEDPSHLPMRQTAYANGADMFGMFDMPFIQGRAWTRDDDEKHASVAVITRDLNDKVFNGGQSVGKQLNLDGRLFTIVGVMDNWNPQPLFFDAPNTGGFVDEGATVYIPFTRAIDLQLGTNGNNNCVKEPEQGWDGYLRSECIWLALWTQLDSKSEVDAYRSYLNGYAAEQQRAGRWSWAPNVKVRNVVDWLDVQKVVPKESTISLVVSLGFLAICLVNTVGLLLAKFMRRAQEIGVRRALGASRATIYAQFLIEAGAVGIAGGVLGLILTGLGMLGTSLVFPSDIAHLATLDPTLIFLTLLVSIAATVIAAFYPTWRAAQVQPAWQLKSN, encoded by the coding sequence ATGTTCGCCTACTACCTCCAGCTTGGCCTGCGCAGCCTGCGCAAGAACCCGATGCTCACCGCCCTGATGGTGATGGCCATCGGGTTCGGCGTGGCCGCCTCGATGACGACCTATGCGGTCTACCGCGCGACATCGCGCGATCCGATCCCGCAGAAATCCAGCGTGCTGTTCAACACGCAGATCGATGCCTTCGGCCCGGAAAACCTCGAGAACGGCGAGCCGCCGCCGGCACTGAGCTACACCGACGCCACCGCGATCCTGCGCGCGCACAAGGCGACGCACCAGGCCATCGTCTATCCGGTCAACGTCTCGGTGATCCCGGAGGATCCCTCGCACCTGCCGATGCGCCAGACGGCGTACGCCAACGGCGCCGACATGTTCGGCATGTTCGACATGCCGTTCATCCAGGGCCGGGCGTGGACGCGCGACGACGACGAGAAGCACGCCAGCGTCGCCGTCATCACCCGCGACCTCAACGACAAGGTGTTCAATGGCGGGCAGAGCGTCGGCAAGCAGCTCAACCTCGATGGCCGGCTGTTCACCATCGTGGGTGTCATGGACAACTGGAACCCGCAACCGCTGTTCTTCGACGCGCCCAACACGGGCGGCTTCGTCGATGAAGGCGCGACGGTGTACATCCCGTTCACCCGCGCCATCGACCTGCAGCTCGGGACCAACGGCAACAACAACTGCGTGAAGGAACCCGAGCAGGGCTGGGACGGCTACCTGCGCTCGGAGTGCATCTGGCTGGCCCTGTGGACGCAACTGGATAGCAAGAGCGAGGTGGACGCCTACCGCAGCTACCTCAATGGCTACGCTGCCGAGCAGCAGCGCGCCGGCCGCTGGAGCTGGGCGCCGAACGTGAAGGTGCGCAACGTCGTCGACTGGCTGGACGTGCAGAAGGTGGTCCCGAAGGAATCGACCATCTCGCTGGTCGTGTCGCTGGGCTTCCTGGCCATCTGCCTGGTCAACACCGTCGGCCTGCTGCTGGCCAAGTTCATGCGCCGCGCACAGGAGATCGGCGTACGTCGCGCCCTGGGCGCCTCGCGGGCCACGATCTATGCGCAGTTCCTGATCGAAGCCGGCGCCGTCGGTATCGCAGGCGGTGTGCTCGGGCTGATCCTGACGGGGCTGGGCATGCTGGGCACCTCGCTGGTGTTCCCGTCGGATATCGCGCACCTGGCGACGCTGGATCCCACGCTGATCTTCCTCACGCTGCTGGTGTCCATCGCCGCCACCGTGATCGCCGCTTTCTATCCCACGTGGCGCGCCGCTCAGGTGCAGCCGGCGTGGCAGCTGAAGTCCAACTAA
- a CDS encoding sigma-54-dependent transcriptional regulator — protein sequence MRCVLIIDDNPAVGEALSLALSLHDIRPLVALTPEEGLATLARERVDVVIQDMNFTADTTSGEEGAELFKAIRARHTDLPVILLTAWTHLETAVELVKAGASDYLAKPWDDTKLLATVENLLELSETTREVTRARNERRRRREALESKYDLDGLVFSSEAMSRTVELACQVARSDVPVLITGPNGAGKERIAAIVHANSPVRRGAFIAVNCGALPGELIEAELFGADAGAYTGANKAREGRFEMADGGTLFLDEIGNLPLPGQMKLLRVLETGQFERLGSGRTRQVKVRVISATNADLKAMIAAGTFREDLYYRLNVIDVNLPPLSERSDDILPLAEFFLDGKAHLSEDAREALLAHAWPGNVRELKNAMARAALLAADGRIEPVHLNLPVPQASTTRNLDEPSRESVEAALATAGGVVSRAASTLGLSRQALYRRMERYGLAV from the coding sequence ATGCGCTGCGTATTGATCATTGACGACAACCCCGCCGTGGGCGAGGCGTTGTCGCTTGCACTGAGCCTGCACGATATCCGCCCGCTGGTGGCGCTCACCCCGGAAGAGGGGCTGGCCACGCTGGCGCGCGAGCGCGTGGATGTCGTCATCCAGGACATGAACTTCACCGCCGACACCACGTCGGGCGAGGAGGGCGCCGAGCTCTTCAAGGCCATCCGCGCCCGGCATACCGACCTGCCGGTGATCCTGCTGACCGCCTGGACCCACCTGGAGACCGCGGTGGAGCTGGTGAAGGCGGGCGCCTCGGACTATCTCGCCAAGCCGTGGGACGACACCAAGCTGCTGGCGACGGTGGAAAACCTGCTCGAGCTTTCCGAGACCACGCGCGAAGTGACCCGGGCGCGCAACGAGCGCCGCCGCCGTCGCGAGGCGCTTGAGAGCAAATACGACCTGGACGGCCTGGTGTTCAGCTCCGAAGCCATGAGCCGCACCGTGGAACTGGCCTGCCAGGTCGCGCGTTCCGACGTGCCGGTGCTGATCACCGGCCCCAACGGCGCAGGCAAGGAGCGCATCGCCGCGATCGTGCACGCCAATTCGCCGGTGCGTCGCGGCGCGTTTATCGCCGTGAACTGCGGCGCGCTGCCGGGTGAACTGATCGAGGCCGAACTGTTTGGTGCCGATGCCGGTGCGTACACGGGTGCCAACAAGGCGCGCGAAGGCCGCTTCGAAATGGCCGACGGCGGCACGCTCTTCCTCGACGAGATCGGCAACCTGCCGCTGCCCGGCCAGATGAAACTGCTGCGCGTGCTGGAAACCGGCCAGTTCGAGCGGCTGGGTTCGGGGCGCACGCGGCAGGTGAAGGTGCGCGTCATCAGCGCAACCAACGCGGACCTCAAGGCGATGATCGCCGCGGGCACGTTCCGCGAAGACCTGTACTACCGCCTCAACGTCATCGACGTGAACCTGCCGCCCTTGTCCGAGCGCAGTGACGACATCCTGCCGCTGGCGGAGTTCTTCCTCGACGGAAAGGCCCACCTCAGTGAGGATGCGCGCGAGGCCCTGCTGGCGCATGCCTGGCCGGGTAACGTGCGTGAACTAAAGAACGCCATGGCGCGCGCGGCACTGCTCGCCGCGGACGGCCGTATCGAGCCCGTGCACCTGAACCTGCCGGTGCCGCAGGCCAGCACCACCCGCAACCTGGACGAGCCCAGTCGCGAATCCGTCGAAGCGGCGCTGGCTACGGCAGGCGGCGTGGTCAGCCGTGCGGCGAGCACCCTGGGCCTGTCGCGCCAGGCGCTGTACCGGCGGATGGAACGCTACGGCCTGGCCGTCTGA
- a CDS encoding ABC transporter permease: protein MNLQIKPILSALRRHKAGTILIALQIALTLAIVCNALFIVHQRIERSNRTTGMDESNVIAVQNRYVGKPETFIPLMQTDLAAIRNVPGVESAYITNAFPLRRGGWSTGMQIDPNKTKDSLPSALYFVDDQALKTLGVKLIAGRNFTPSEVVNLPPQSTPAPAQVIITKAIADKLFPKGDALGKTIYYAKNKPSTVIGIIEKLTVPWIEFDHMDNVTLMPVRFDSSYQHFLVRTRPGQQDAVFKAIPTALYKVSRMRVLPEKYGLRTFETVRANAYEADRGMAILMTVVCAVLLAITAAGIVGLSSFWVGQRRKQIGVRRALGARRSDILSYFMTENFLIALGGVIVGTGLALGLSQWMLKYFEMPRVSPTYVGVGIVLLLALGQAAVFAPALRASKVSPVEATRSV, encoded by the coding sequence ATGAATCTCCAGATCAAACCCATCCTCTCCGCCCTGCGCCGGCACAAGGCAGGCACCATCCTCATCGCGCTGCAGATCGCGCTGACCCTGGCCATCGTGTGCAACGCCCTGTTCATCGTCCACCAGCGTATCGAGCGGTCCAACCGCACGACGGGCATGGATGAGAGCAATGTCATCGCGGTGCAGAACCGCTACGTCGGCAAGCCCGAGACGTTCATCCCGCTGATGCAGACCGATCTCGCAGCGATCCGCAACGTGCCCGGCGTGGAATCGGCCTACATCACCAACGCGTTCCCGTTGCGTCGGGGTGGCTGGTCCACCGGCATGCAGATCGACCCGAACAAGACCAAGGACAGCCTGCCGAGCGCGTTGTACTTCGTGGACGACCAGGCGCTGAAGACGCTTGGCGTCAAGCTCATCGCTGGCCGTAACTTCACCCCGTCCGAAGTCGTCAACCTGCCGCCGCAGAGCACGCCGGCGCCGGCACAGGTGATCATCACCAAAGCGATTGCCGACAAGCTGTTCCCGAAGGGCGATGCGCTGGGCAAGACGATCTATTACGCGAAGAACAAGCCGTCCACGGTCATCGGTATCATCGAGAAGCTCACGGTGCCCTGGATCGAGTTCGACCACATGGACAACGTCACGCTGATGCCGGTGCGCTTCGACAGCAGCTACCAGCACTTCCTCGTCCGCACGCGGCCGGGACAGCAGGATGCCGTGTTCAAGGCCATTCCGACGGCGCTCTACAAGGTGAGCCGCATGCGCGTGCTGCCCGAGAAGTACGGCCTGCGTACGTTCGAGACGGTGCGTGCCAACGCCTACGAGGCGGACCGCGGCATGGCGATCCTGATGACGGTGGTCTGCGCCGTGCTGCTGGCGATCACGGCGGCGGGCATCGTCGGCCTGTCGAGCTTCTGGGTGGGCCAGCGTCGCAAGCAGATCGGCGTGCGCCGCGCGCTGGGTGCCCGTCGCTCGGACATCCTCAGCTACTTCATGACGGAAAACTTCCTGATCGCGCTGGGCGGCGTCATCGTCGGCACGGGGCTGGCCCTGGGCCTGAGCCAGTGGATGCTGAAGTACTTCGAGATGCCCCGTGTTTCGCCCACGTACGTCGGTGTCGGCATCGTCCTGTTGCTGGCGCTCGGCCAGGCGGCCGTGTTCGCCCCGGCGCTGCGCGCCTCGAAAGTTTCGCCGGTGGAAGCGACGCGCAGCGTCTGA
- a CDS encoding ABC transporter permease: MGIEFGYHLEMAVRSLRRNPMLTTLMIVAVALGIGACMTTLTALHVLSGDPLPGRSQQLYMPRLEPRSKDSGEEVLPYQLTWTDGMALLHAARGTHQALMLGGSATIYPDDPASDAFIAPARYTSADFFPMFDVPLQFGQGWAAADDENRAHVAVISDALNQRLFAGENSVGRSIKVNETSFRVIGVMLPWRPIPHFYDLSVGDYAKAEDIYLPLTSARTAHLPRDGGIECWSGGSGDEENMEAAPCVWLQFWVQLDDAAAVAAYRTFLDGYVREQHAAGRYEQLVPTALTGVRGLLDERKVVPGDVRLQFWLAAAFFVVCLVNTVGLMLAKFMRRAGELGVRRALGASRRDIFAQLVVEAGIIGLAGGVLGLGLAWVGLLLVRINPDRSAQLAHLDVPMLVTTFVLSILASMLAGLFPAWRACQVPPGLHLKSQ, encoded by the coding sequence GTGGGAATTGAGTTCGGTTATCACCTGGAAATGGCGGTACGCAGCCTGCGCCGCAACCCGATGCTCACCACCCTGATGATCGTCGCCGTGGCGCTCGGCATCGGTGCCTGCATGACGACGCTCACGGCCCTGCACGTGCTCAGCGGCGACCCATTGCCCGGGCGCAGCCAGCAGCTATACATGCCGCGCCTCGAGCCGCGTTCGAAGGATAGTGGCGAAGAGGTGCTGCCTTACCAGCTCACCTGGACGGACGGCATGGCGCTGTTGCATGCGGCACGCGGCACCCACCAGGCGCTGATGCTTGGCGGCTCGGCCACGATCTATCCGGACGACCCTGCGTCGGATGCGTTCATTGCCCCGGCACGCTACACCAGTGCGGACTTCTTCCCGATGTTCGACGTGCCCCTGCAGTTCGGGCAGGGCTGGGCGGCCGCCGATGATGAGAACCGCGCGCATGTCGCGGTGATCAGCGACGCGCTCAACCAACGGCTCTTCGCGGGCGAAAACAGCGTCGGCCGATCGATCAAGGTGAACGAGACCTCGTTCCGCGTCATCGGCGTGATGTTGCCGTGGCGGCCAATTCCGCACTTCTACGACCTGAGCGTGGGCGACTATGCCAAGGCCGAAGACATCTACCTGCCGCTGACGTCCGCGCGCACTGCCCACCTGCCGCGCGACGGCGGTATCGAGTGCTGGTCGGGTGGCAGTGGCGATGAAGAGAACATGGAAGCCGCACCGTGCGTGTGGCTGCAATTCTGGGTACAGCTCGATGACGCCGCCGCCGTCGCGGCGTACCGCACCTTCCTCGATGGCTATGTGCGGGAACAGCACGCGGCGGGACGCTACGAGCAGCTGGTGCCGACAGCCCTGACCGGCGTGCGCGGGCTGCTGGACGAACGCAAGGTGGTGCCGGGTGACGTGCGCCTGCAGTTCTGGCTGGCCGCCGCGTTCTTCGTGGTCTGCCTGGTGAATACCGTCGGCCTGATGCTGGCGAAGTTCATGCGCCGCGCGGGCGAGCTTGGCGTGCGTCGTGCCCTTGGCGCATCCCGTAGGGACATCTTTGCGCAGCTGGTCGTCGAGGCAGGCATCATCGGGCTCGCCGGCGGCGTGCTCGGCCTGGGCCTGGCCTGGGTGGGCCTGCTGCTCGTGCGGATCAACCCCGACCGCAGCGCGCAACTCGCCCATCTCGACGTCCCCATGCTGGTCACCACCTTTGTCCTGTCGATCCTGGCGTCGATGCTCGCGGGCTTGTTCCCCGCGTGGCGCGCATGCCAGGTACCGCCCGGCCTGCACCTGAAGAGCCAGTGA
- a CDS encoding ABC transporter permease — protein sequence MDIAPILAALRRHRVTSVLLVLQIALTCAIVCNAVFLVNDRLRWIHTPSGIDEDRIAALDTSSPGKGVDIHARTAADLAALRAVPGVEAASVINSLPFGSRSWSSGIRLSLEEKVPRASIAMYYGEAVGETLGAQLQEGRWMRPDEYQWVDDVQLKRVASAHVIVVTAPVAERLFPGQGALGKTLYIGDEPYQIVGIIRWLARAAGGRGSIGEAILVPWRMVPTYGAGFIIRTGPGQAGAVLDAAAEALKKVDPRRVITDKSTFKDVRSDFFSGDRALSAMLVGACVVLLAITALGIVGLASFWVAQRRRQIGVRRALGATRRDVLLYFQTENFLLASMGIALGMVLAYAMNIVLMVHYEIPRLPWGYLPAGALTLWLLGQLAVLAPALRAASVPPVEATRG from the coding sequence ATGGACATAGCCCCCATCCTCGCCGCCCTGCGTCGGCACCGGGTCACCTCGGTACTGCTGGTGCTGCAGATCGCGCTCACCTGCGCCATCGTCTGCAACGCGGTGTTCCTGGTGAACGATCGCCTGCGCTGGATCCATACGCCCAGCGGCATCGACGAAGATCGCATAGCCGCGCTGGACACCTCGTCACCCGGCAAGGGCGTGGACATCCACGCGCGCACGGCGGCAGACCTTGCCGCGCTGCGCGCGGTGCCGGGTGTCGAGGCGGCCTCGGTCATCAATTCGCTGCCCTTCGGCAGTCGCTCCTGGAGCAGCGGCATACGCCTCAGCCTCGAGGAGAAGGTGCCACGTGCCAGTATCGCGATGTACTACGGCGAAGCCGTCGGCGAGACGCTGGGTGCCCAGTTGCAGGAAGGCCGCTGGATGCGCCCCGATGAGTACCAGTGGGTCGACGACGTGCAGCTTAAGCGCGTCGCCTCTGCGCATGTGATCGTGGTCACCGCGCCGGTCGCGGAACGGCTGTTCCCGGGGCAAGGCGCGCTGGGCAAGACCCTCTACATCGGCGATGAGCCCTACCAGATCGTCGGCATCATTCGCTGGCTGGCGCGCGCCGCCGGTGGCCGGGGAAGCATCGGTGAGGCCATCCTCGTACCGTGGCGCATGGTGCCCACGTACGGCGCAGGCTTCATCATCCGCACGGGGCCGGGCCAGGCCGGCGCCGTGCTGGATGCGGCCGCCGAAGCCTTGAAGAAGGTCGATCCGCGCCGGGTCATCACCGACAAGTCCACCTTCAAGGACGTCCGCTCCGACTTCTTCTCCGGCGACCGCGCGCTATCCGCCATGCTGGTGGGCGCCTGCGTGGTGCTGCTGGCCATCACCGCCCTGGGCATCGTCGGCCTGGCCAGCTTCTGGGTGGCCCAGCGGCGCCGCCAGATCGGCGTGCGCCGGGCCCTGGGGGCCACCCGTCGCGACGTGCTGCTGTACTTCCAGACGGAAAATTTCCTGCTGGCGAGCATGGGCATCGCGCTGGGGATGGTGCTGGCCTATGCCATGAACATCGTCCTGATGGTCCATTACGAGATCCCCCGCCTGCCCTGGGGTTACCTGCCGGCGGGCGCGCTCACGCTGTGGCTGCTTGGGCAGCTGGCCGTGCTGGCGCCGGCCCTCCGCGCCGCGTCGGTTCCCCCGGTGGAGGCCACCCGTGGCTAG
- a CDS encoding ABC transporter permease gives MLDIRPILSTLHRHKVTAVLLVLEIALTCAIVCNAVFLVRQRLDWMQMSSGVDEAHVVDVRPVAMGGTLESHGRIEETLASLRNIPGVEQVSLMNQIPLGKESWNAGIKLDPNVVAPAMHVANYYGDNAIPTLGGQIEEGRDFRPDEYAWLDDITSGRTDVVIPHVVIVTRFVADQLFHGHALGKVLYLDDIPMRIIGVTRNIVRPNVFDRATTYGSIFLPVHMTEGLGATYVMRTKPGQGDSVIKAAAAKLRELDPNRVILSKRHFSEVRDAFFASDRAMANLLVGVCVALLVITALGIVGLASFWVSQRRRQIGVRRALGATRRDVLRYFQTENFLLATMGIALGMVMAYGINIVLMVHYELPRLPAAYLPMGAIVLWALGQIAVWAPAHRASNVPPVEATRGN, from the coding sequence ATGCTCGATATCCGACCCATTCTCTCGACCCTGCACCGGCACAAAGTGACGGCGGTGCTGCTCGTGCTGGAAATCGCACTCACCTGCGCCATCGTCTGCAATGCCGTCTTCCTGGTACGCCAGCGGCTGGACTGGATGCAGATGTCGTCGGGTGTCGACGAAGCCCACGTCGTGGATGTACGCCCGGTCGCCATGGGCGGCACGCTGGAGTCGCACGGGCGCATCGAGGAAACCCTCGCGAGCCTGCGCAACATCCCCGGGGTGGAGCAGGTCAGCCTGATGAACCAGATCCCGCTCGGCAAGGAGTCGTGGAACGCGGGCATCAAGCTGGACCCCAACGTGGTCGCGCCCGCCATGCATGTGGCTAACTACTATGGCGACAACGCCATCCCGACGCTGGGTGGCCAGATCGAAGAAGGGCGTGATTTCCGCCCCGACGAATACGCCTGGCTCGACGACATCACCAGCGGCCGCACCGATGTGGTGATCCCGCACGTGGTGATCGTCACTCGCTTCGTCGCGGACCAGCTCTTCCACGGCCACGCGCTGGGAAAGGTGCTGTACCTCGATGACATCCCCATGCGCATCATCGGCGTCACCCGCAACATCGTTCGCCCCAACGTGTTTGATCGCGCCACCACCTACGGCAGCATCTTCCTGCCGGTGCACATGACCGAAGGCCTCGGCGCTACTTACGTGATGCGCACGAAGCCGGGGCAGGGCGACAGCGTGATCAAGGCCGCGGCGGCGAAGCTGCGCGAGCTGGATCCCAATCGCGTGATCCTCTCCAAGCGACACTTCAGCGAGGTGCGCGATGCCTTTTTCGCCAGCGATCGCGCCATGGCCAACCTGCTGGTCGGCGTCTGCGTCGCGCTGCTGGTCATTACCGCGCTGGGCATCGTGGGCCTGGCGAGTTTCTGGGTGTCGCAGCGTCGCCGGCAGATCGGCGTGCGCCGCGCGCTGGGCGCCACCCGGCGCGACGTGCTCCGCTACTTCCAGACCGAGAACTTCCTGTTGGCCACCATGGGCATCGCCCTGGGCATGGTGATGGCCTATGGCATCAATATCGTGTTGATGGTGCACTACGAACTTCCCCGCCTCCCGGCCGCGTACCTCCCGATGGGCGCGATCGTCCTCTGGGCGCTGGGCCAGATTGCCGTCTGGGCACCCGCCCACCGCGCTTCGAATGTGCCACCTGTTGAGGCCACCCGTGGGAATTGA
- a CDS encoding efflux RND transporter periplasmic adaptor subunit, which yields MIRDTSAQDRLVAVAPNRKRKLILAGAAVAVLVAIGFSVPKIATMFSADTSVSASRLTFATVTRGPFVRDIAAEGKVVAAVSPTLYAPYGGAVVMQVHAGDVVKKGQVLAIVTSPELTNKLAQEQSAADAMQVEYLRAQVDAKKKRSELQKAFDNAVVDQTASERDLKRYQGAFEKGAVPVADVDKAKSALDKAAITQKHAQSDLTVDNDSLTFDIQAKKLAHDRQVLLVKDLQRQVEDLNVKSPVDGQVGQLFIAERATVAKDAQLVSVIDLTALEVEMKVPESFARDLAIGMPGEITGNGKEWKGKVSAISPEVVNGEVAARLRFDGQSPSQLRQSQRLSVRILLDSRANVLTVQRGSFVDESAGRYAYVVNDGMADRRDIRVGASSIDKVEILDGLKEGDSIVVSGADTFGDAKHVAIAR from the coding sequence ATGATTCGAGATACCTCCGCCCAGGATCGCCTTGTCGCGGTCGCCCCGAACCGCAAGCGCAAGCTGATCCTCGCCGGCGCCGCGGTGGCCGTGCTGGTCGCCATCGGTTTCTCCGTACCGAAAATCGCCACGATGTTCTCCGCCGACACCTCGGTGAGTGCATCGCGGCTCACCTTCGCCACCGTCACCCGTGGCCCCTTCGTGCGTGACATCGCCGCCGAAGGCAAAGTGGTCGCCGCCGTGAGCCCGACGCTCTACGCCCCGTACGGTGGCGCCGTCGTCATGCAGGTGCATGCTGGCGACGTGGTGAAGAAGGGCCAGGTGCTCGCCATCGTCACGAGCCCCGAGCTGACCAACAAGCTTGCGCAGGAGCAGTCTGCCGCGGATGCCATGCAGGTCGAATACCTGCGCGCCCAGGTGGATGCCAAGAAGAAGCGCTCTGAGCTGCAGAAGGCCTTTGACAACGCCGTGGTCGACCAGACCGCCTCCGAGCGCGACCTGAAGCGTTACCAGGGTGCGTTCGAGAAGGGCGCCGTGCCGGTAGCCGATGTCGACAAGGCCAAGTCCGCCCTCGACAAGGCCGCCATTACGCAGAAGCACGCGCAGAGCGACCTCACCGTCGACAACGACAGCCTCACCTTCGATATCCAGGCCAAGAAGCTGGCGCACGACCGCCAGGTGTTGCTGGTGAAGGACCTCCAGCGCCAGGTCGAAGACCTCAACGTGAAGTCGCCGGTGGATGGCCAGGTCGGCCAGCTGTTCATCGCCGAACGCGCCACGGTGGCGAAGGACGCGCAGCTCGTCAGCGTCATCGACCTCACCGCGCTCGAGGTCGAAATGAAGGTGCCGGAAAGCTTCGCTCGTGACCTCGCCATCGGCATGCCCGGCGAGATCACCGGCAACGGCAAGGAATGGAAGGGCAAGGTCAGCGCCATCTCGCCGGAAGTGGTCAATGGTGAAGTGGCCGCCCGCCTGCGCTTCGATGGCCAGTCCCCGAGCCAGCTGCGCCAGAGCCAGCGTCTCTCCGTGCGTATCCTGCTCGACAGCCGCGCCAACGTGCTCACCGTGCAGCGTGGCTCGTTCGTCGACGAAAGCGCCGGCCGCTACGCCTATGTCGTTAACGATGGCATGGCTGATCGCCGTGACATCCGCGTCGGTGCCAGCAGCATCGACAAGGTAGAAATCCTGGACGGCCTGAAGGAAGGCGACTCGATCGTCGTCTCCGGTGCCGACACCTTCGGCGACGCCAAACACGTCGCTATCGCCCGCTGA
- a CDS encoding ABC transporter permease: MFGYFLELALRSLKRSKALTALMVLAVAMGIGACMTTLTVLHVVSGDPIPGKSQKLFYPQIEPRDEDNGFYTKGEPPEQLSWRDAMALLKAGRADRQAVMTGGMAPVQQADTTQDPFFVRARYTTADFFALFDVPLKYGHAWSATEDDRRERIAVISSSLNDKLFHGEDSIGRTVRFNGADLRVVGVIETWRPHPHFYDLNAGNYAEGEDVFLPLGTSRDIHAPRSGSRDCWGKGHQVEENTLETADCVWVQLWVELDTPARVADYKAFLVHYSEEQLAAGRFHLPVNVRLRNVMAWLDSQKVVPKDVHLQVWLALGFFVVCLVNTVGLMLAKFMRRSAEVGVRRALGASRGAVFAQLVTEAGMVGLAGGVAGLLFAVLGLWLVRKQPDQYASLAHLDLPMLAATFGMAIGATVVAGLLPAWRACQITPALQLKSQ; this comes from the coding sequence ATGTTTGGTTATTTCCTTGAGCTGGCCTTGCGTAGCCTGAAACGCAGCAAGGCCCTCACGGCGCTCATGGTGCTGGCGGTGGCCATGGGCATTGGCGCCTGCATGACCACGCTCACCGTCCTCCACGTGGTGTCGGGTGACCCGATCCCCGGGAAGAGCCAGAAGCTGTTCTACCCGCAGATCGAACCGCGCGACGAAGACAACGGCTTCTACACGAAGGGCGAGCCGCCCGAGCAGCTGTCGTGGCGCGATGCCATGGCGCTGCTCAAGGCCGGCCGGGCCGATCGCCAGGCCGTGATGACCGGCGGCATGGCCCCGGTGCAACAGGCCGATACCACGCAGGACCCGTTCTTCGTCCGTGCCCGTTACACCACCGCTGATTTCTTTGCCCTGTTCGACGTGCCGCTGAAGTACGGCCATGCGTGGTCGGCCACGGAAGACGACCGGCGCGAGCGCATCGCTGTCATCAGCAGCAGTCTCAACGACAAGCTGTTCCACGGCGAGGACAGCATCGGCCGCACCGTGCGCTTTAACGGCGCGGACCTGCGCGTCGTCGGCGTCATCGAAACCTGGCGTCCGCATCCGCACTTCTACGACCTCAACGCCGGCAACTATGCCGAGGGTGAGGACGTGTTCCTGCCGTTGGGTACCTCCCGCGACATCCACGCGCCGCGTTCCGGCTCGCGCGATTGCTGGGGGAAGGGCCACCAGGTGGAGGAAAATACGCTGGAGACGGCGGATTGCGTCTGGGTCCAGCTGTGGGTGGAGCTCGACACGCCCGCACGCGTTGCCGATTACAAGGCCTTCCTCGTGCACTACTCCGAGGAGCAGCTGGCGGCTGGCCGGTTCCACCTGCCGGTGAACGTACGCCTGCGCAACGTCATGGCATGGCTCGATTCGCAGAAGGTGGTACCGAAGGACGTGCATCTGCAGGTCTGGCTGGCCCTCGGCTTCTTCGTGGTCTGCCTGGTGAACACCGTGGGCCTCATGCTCGCGAAGTTCATGCGCCGATCCGCCGAAGTGGGCGTGCGTCGCGCGCTGGGTGCCTCGCGCGGCGCCGTGTTCGCCCAGCTGGTGACCGAGGCCGGCATGGTGGGCCTTGCGGGTGGCGTCGCCGGCCTCCTGTTCGCCGTGCTCGGCCTTTGGCTGGTTCGTAAGCAGCCCGATCAGTACGCCTCGCTCGCGCACCTGGACCTGCCCATGCTGGCGGCCACGTTCGGCATGGCCATCGGGGCCACCGTCGTGGCAGGCCTGCTTCCGGCCTGGCGTGCCTGCCAGATCACCCCCGCCCTGCAGCTGAAGAGTCAGTGA
- a CDS encoding ABC transporter ATP-binding protein, translating into MLKMNHLAKVYRTEVVETYALRDFNIDVKEGEFVAVTGPSGSGKTTFLTIAGLLETFTGGEYHLDGIEVSQLNDNARSKIRNEKIGFIFQAFNLIPDLNVYDNVEVPLRYRGMKGPERKQRIMDALERVGLASRARHYPAELSGGQQQRVAIARALAGSPRLLLADEPTGNLDTQMARGVMELLEEIHREGATIVMVTHDPELAARAQRNVHVIDGQVVDLSEEPRFHAHPHHAVRS; encoded by the coding sequence ATGTTGAAGATGAACCACCTCGCCAAGGTCTACCGCACGGAAGTCGTCGAGACCTACGCGCTCCGCGATTTCAATATTGATGTGAAGGAAGGCGAGTTCGTCGCCGTCACCGGCCCCTCGGGCTCGGGCAAGACCACCTTCCTGACCATCGCCGGCCTGCTCGAAACCTTTACCGGTGGCGAATACCATCTGGACGGTATCGAAGTGAGCCAGCTCAACGACAACGCCCGCTCGAAGATCCGCAACGAGAAGATCGGCTTCATCTTCCAGGCGTTCAACCTGATTCCCGACCTCAACGTGTACGACAACGTGGAAGTGCCGCTGCGCTATCGCGGCATGAAGGGCCCGGAGCGCAAGCAGCGCATCATGGATGCCCTCGAGCGCGTCGGTCTGGCCTCGCGTGCGCGCCACTACCCGGCGGAACTCTCCGGCGGCCAGCAGCAGCGCGTCGCCATTGCCCGTGCGCTGGCCGGCTCGCCGCGCCTGCTCCTGGCCGATGAGCCCACGGGTAACCTGGATACGCAGATGGCCCGCGGCGTCATGGAACTCCTCGAGGAGATCCACCGCGAAGGCGCGACCATCGTCATGGTCACGCATGACCCGGAACTGGCCGCGCGCGCCCAGCGCAACGTCCACGTGATCGATGGCCAGGTGGTGGATCTCTCCGAAGAGCCGCGCTTCCACGCGCATCCGCACCACGCCGTCCGTTCCTGA